A single genomic interval of Macadamia integrifolia cultivar HAES 741 chromosome 6, SCU_Mint_v3, whole genome shotgun sequence harbors:
- the LOC122081166 gene encoding putative leucine-rich repeat-containing protein DDB_G0290503 isoform X1 encodes MSENSENYGSEQVFEFPGSMPSGSKGFDGNDGGIGSAERSAESEDTPDPGLLSGDGLSSSVEISEGVDAGGYSVKSSESQHNVIAQMPASPEEERSALTEHASDTQQVGVSETASANGNEIPVEDESSRGEGFTPETEQITVVDKGSPADQESRHLEVDDVDDNNRILVNPEDIMQDTQDEGNLNEDAGKEDMFVDASDELTVSSARSMDEPVTAVETQGSPLKKLDIHESPFQVVEDLGEVNPLMDELARLQALLDKVAGEKEVMEQQYKDERELFTRELANIHHQLEGLTCQHPLLDDNNRADMGDSEDMPQVSNSPLQLIVGDCSKFILFLKGALDERLRTEGTMRELQAILFKKDQEIEDLNATSTELSVSLDIVFSYLGSLRNTWLQSLKQQSEVQLERDQHVENVMNGLVASLSTVLQEDDLSDDSLDGKISCVEKGMVVMIENNNRFLFEINQLKQCLAEVNLDVGIPEEKEFGAIFGVTRAALLESKRKEIDFLEKLNQIENENKTFLEQISKEKEKFEEFNAEVIKIKTEFEQEKFRYNTTKEKLTMAVTKGKALVQQRDSLKQTLAEKTSELENCSLQLQEKSIALEAAEASIEEFVKSQNLVASLEESLSQREMLLKEIQEALSQIDMPEGLQPLDSVDVIRWLLDRRNILECVSMEFHRLKDAFSSIDLPETISSDLESQVNWLWESFSKAKDDIMKLQDEIAKTQGLISARDSELLEAHNEIDRLTESLSAEKQEKDSLQVGLDNLMQKYEGIVEKVYRVSSEKDQMMRIIQSASGIIIDNHGTTNEPSSDMVLIIENCIAKIREQVNASFESSHVEVGKFEMIQGLLYVRDQELTLCEKILEEEPDRSEMTKLSNEITRASQEIAALKGERDSLQKDLQRSDERTSLLKEKLSTAVKKGKGLVQDQKGLKHSVQEKDTEIKKLKLELQQQDNALRDYRDKINILSGDIEHISELESDLGAMKDLRDQLEKEMEGLKHSLHEKDSEIEKLKLELQQQEYAVRDCRDQIGSLSGDLKCIPALESDLGAMKDQRDQLEKFLGESNNMLQRVIESMDDVVLPVDAAFEEPVEKVKCLAKHFHEYQVDKTCLEQELEKLKEEASSLGSKFAEADTTITLLKDALSQAEKNVSLLSEEKKDLEARKIDMEQELRRAIEEASNQASKFAEACATINSMEDALSMTENAKTSAEIELEKVKEEALSQASKLAEANITIRSLENALSEVEKNVPTLAEEKDSAEYGRACLEKELEKVKKEGASQASKLSEAYTTLNSLQDALSQAESNYSVIVDEKKTAEQEVLTLNDKLTACMEELAGTHGSLESRSSQLLYQVNNLQAFMEDDSLLSSLTKGFKKKFESLEDMTHVLGEIHDQLVAKCIEFQHLPPGNEKDPYVAKLSSTILDSMPNGTLFNSETRTVDLENIPTCLAKAVEGFSMKNKLLEDKFEGFSSSLDELIAFLISSLRATKDDVIVMLERMDSLNEKVRDLEAHKESQESVITTLENEIAILLSTCRDATNQLQFDNNLLDLSSIPELEKLYHDLYLDSRQGGGDAVHKQQEGVDGTEYVESENLLLAARKIQNQTRQFKNMKNVLLKTIEDLQKGLKETTLAFENAMQERDLNHDKASRLENDLESLQNYCSEMQHKLKDYKAKEELRGKESELSSRNCALTMTGEADAHLFPEDQLKTLFEKVNRMEIPFKCSEQENPQLHGSDHVNKLFSIIDGVAESQQQINLLYHEKEELRSSLEAQVHENDNLKKEAVNHFSNNQESEKLKTELTEIALSLEKFIQKLGGNDLVEDKKLIGARGLLQVLEKLVMTIIVDSESSKTKAQELSAKLLGSQKVADELSNKVKLLEDAIHGRPAMPETVQERSIYEAPSTANASEISEIEDVGSLGKKSISPVSSATHVRTMRKGSSDHLALNIDSESDHLVNHLEPDDDKGHVFKSLNTSGLIPKQGKIIADRIDGIWVSGGRVLMSRPRARLGLIAYWILLQIWFLGTIL; translated from the exons ATGTCTGAAAATTCTGAGAATTATGGTTCAGAACAGGTCTTTGAATTTCCAGGCTCCATGCCAAGTGGAAGCAAAGGGTTTGATGGGAATGATGGAGGTATTGGATCTGCAGAGCGGTCTGCGGAATCTGAGGATACTCCAGATCCAGGGTTATTGTCCGGCGATGGGTTAAGCAGTTCTGTTGAGATCTCAGAGGGTGTTGATGCGGGTGGCTATTCGGTAAAATCGTCTGAGAGCCAGCATAACGTCATAGCTCAAATGCCTGCTTCCCCTGAGGAAGAACGAAGCGCTCTTACTGAACATGCTTCTGATACTCAGCAGGTAGGTGTGAGTGAAACAGCGAGTGCTAATGGAAACGAAATTCCGGTGGAGGATGAATCctccaggggtgagggattcACGCCTGAGACGGAACAAATTACGGTAGTTGACAAGGGTTCTCCGGCTGATCAG GAATCCAGGCATTTGGAGGTGGATGATGTGGATGACAACAATAGGATTCTGGTTAATCCGGAGGATATTATGCAAGATACGCAGGACGAAGGCAACCTCAATGAAGATGCAGGGAAGGAAGACATGTTTGTTGATGCGTCTGACGAGCTAACTGTTTCTTCTGCAAGGAGTATGGACGAACCAGTGACTGCCGTTGAAACCCAGGGGAGTCCTCTGAAGAAGCTTGATATCCACGAATCTCCATTTCAGGTGGTTGAGGACCTGGGAGAAGTTAATCCCTTGATGGATGAACTGGCACGTTTGCAGGCTTTGCTAGACAAAGTCGCCGGCGAGAAAGAAGTCATGGAACAACAATATAAG GACGAACGTGAGTTGTTCACTCGAGAACTTGCTAATATTCACCACCAGCTTGAAGGTCTAACTTGTCAGCATCCTTTGCTTGATGATAACAATCGAGCAGACATGGGAGATAGTGAGGACATGCCTCAGGTTTCAAATTCCCCATTACAATTAATTGTTGGTGACTGCTCCAAGTTTATCCTGTTTCTAAAAGGGGCTCTAGATGAACGGCTAAGAACTGAGGGTACAATGAGAGAGCTCCAAGCCATTCTTTTCAAGAAGGATCAGGAGATTGAAGACCTTAATGCAACAAGTACTGAGCTTTCAGTATCCCTTGAcattgttttttcttatttgggGTCGCTTCGGAATACATGGCTTCAATCTTTAAAACAACAGTCTGAGGTTCAGCTTGAAAGGGACCAGCATGTCGAGAATGTTATGAATGGGCTGGTAGCTTCTCTATCCACAGTGCTTCAGGAGGATGATTTGTCGGATGACTCTCTTGATGGGAAAATATCTTGTGTTGAGAAGGGCATGGTTGTGATGATTGAGAACAATAACAGGTTCCTTTTTGAAATCAACCAACTTAAGCAATGTTTGGCTGAGGTCAACTTGGATGTTGGAATTCCTGAAGAGAAAGAATTTGGAGCTATTTTTGGTGTAACTCGTGCTGCCTTGCTCGAGTCTAAAAGGAAGGAAATAGATTTTCTTGAGAAACTGAATCAGattgaaaatgaaaacaagACTTTCTTGGAGCAAATaagcaaggaaaaagaaaaatttgaagagTTCAATGCAGAAGTAATAAAAATCAAGACAGAATTCGAGCAAGAAAAGTTCAGGTACAACACAACCAAAGAAAAACTTACCATGGCTGTCACAAAAGGTAAGGCTTTGGTTCAGCAGAGAGATTCATTAAAGCAAACTCTAGCTGAGAAAACAAGTGAGCTTGAAAATTGTTCACTTCAACTACAAGAGAAATCAATTGCCCTAGAGGCTGCTGAAGCCAGTATCGAGGAGTTCGTCAAAAGCCAAAACTTGGTGGCTTCCCTTGAGGAATCATTATCACAAAGAGAAATGCTTCTTAAGGAAATTCAAGAAGCTCTGTCTCAAATAGACATGCCTGAGGGTTTGCAGCCCCTGGATAGTGTAGACGTAATTAGATGGCTTTTGGATCGAAGGAATATATTAGAGTGTGTTTCCATGGAATTCCACAGACTGAAAGATGCCTTCTCTTCAATTGACCTCCCAGAAACAATATCTTCTGATCTTGAATCTCAAGTCAACTGGCTTTGGGAGTCCTTTTCCAAGGCTAAAGATGATATAATGAAGTTGCAAGATGAGATTGCTAAAACCCAGGGTCTTATTTCTGCACGTGACTCAGAATTGTTGGAAGCACATAATGAGATTGACCGGCTAACTGAATCTCTTTCAGCAGAAAAGCAGGAAAAGGATTCTCTTCAGGTGGGCCTGGACAATCTGATGCAAAAATATGAAGGGATTGTTGAAAAGGTGTATCGGGTCTCATCTGAGAAGGATCAGATGATGAGAATTATTCAATCAGCTTCTGGAATCATAATAGACAATCATGGGACAACCAATGAACCTTCCTCTGACATGGTTTTAATCATAGAAAATTGCATTGCGAAGATCAGAGAACAAGTTAATGCCTCTTTTGAATCTTCTCATGTTGAGGTGGGGAAGTTTGAAATGATTCAAGGTTTGTTGTATGTAAGGGATCAAGAATTGACACTATGCGAGAAAATACTAGAAGAAGAGCCAGACAGATCGGAGATGACTAAGCTGTCAAATGAAATAACAAGAGCATCTCAAGAAATTGCCGCATTGAAAGGTGAAAGAGATTCACTGCAAAAGGATCTTCAACGATCAGACGAGAGAACTTCTCTACTCAAGGAAAAGCTGTCAACTGCTGTGAAAAAGGGGAAGGGGCTAGTTCAAGACCAGAAAGGCTTGAAACATTCTGTACAAGAAAAAGATACAGAGATTAAAAAGTTAAAGCTTGAGTTGCAGCAGCAAGACAATGCTTTGAGAGATTACAGAGATAAGATTAATATATTGTCAGGTGATATAGAACATATTTCAGAACTTGAATCTGATCTTGGTGCCATGAAAGATCTAAGGGATCAACTCGAAAAAGAGATGGAAGGCCTGAAACATTCTCTGCACGAAAAGGATTCAGAAATTGAGAAATTAAAGCTTGAGTTGCAGCAGCAAGAATATGCAGTAAGAGACTGCAGAGATCAGATTGGTAGTTTGTCTGGTGATCTGAAGTGCATTCCAGCTCTTGAATCTGATCTTGGTGCTATGAAAGATCAAAGGGATCAACTCGAAAAATTCTTGGGAGAGAGCAATAACATGTTACAGAGGGTAATTGAGTCTATGGATGATGTTGTTCTTCCAGTTGATGCAGCTTTTGAGGAGCCTGTTGAAAAAGTGAAATGTCTTGCAAAGCACTTCCATGAATATCAAGTTGATAAGACTTGTTTGGAGCAAGAATTGGAGAAACTCAAGGAGGAAGCCAGTTCTCTGGGTAGTAAATTTGCAGAGGCTGACACAACTATTACATTGCTGAAAGATGCATTGTCACAGGCAGAGAAGAATGTCTCTCTACTTtctgaagaaaagaaagacctAGAAGCCCGTAAGATTGACATGGAACAAGAATTGAGGAGAGCAATAGAGGAGGCCAGTAACCAGGCTAGCAAATTTGCAGAAGCATGTGCAACTATTAATTCAATGGAAGACGCATTATCAATGACAGAGAATGCTAAAACTTCTGCAGAGATAGAGCTAgagaaagtgaaagaagaagCTCTATCTCAAGCGAGCAAGTTAGCAGAGGCCAACATTACTATAAGGTCACTAGAAAATGCATTATCTGAAGTGGAAAAGAATGTTCCCACCCTTGCTGAAGAAAAGGACAGTGCAGAGTATGGTAGAGCTTGTTTGGagaaagagctagagaaagTTAAGAAGGAAGGTGCTTCTCAGGCTAGCAAACTCTCAGAGGCATACACAACTCTAAATTCATTGCAGGATGCCTTGTCACAAGCAGAGAGCAACTATTCTGTTATTGTTGATGAAAAGAAAACTGCAGAACAGGAGGTATTGACTCTAAATGACAAGTTAACTGCATGTATGGAAGAGTTGGCTGGAACTCATGGTAGCTTAGAAAGCCGTTCTTCACAGCTCTTATATCAAGTTAATAATCTTCAAGCATTTATGGAAGACGATTCTTTATTGTCCTCACTGACAAAAGGctttaagaaaaaatttgagAGCCTGGAAGATATGACCCATGTTCTTGGAGAGATACATGATCAGCTTGTTGCAAAGTGTATAGAGTTTCAGCACCTACCACCTGGTAATGAG AAAGATCCATATGTGGCAAAGCTTTCTTCAACAATTCTTGACAGTATGCCAAATGGTACGCTGTTTAATAGTGAGACAAGAACAGTGGACCTTGAGAATATCCCTACATGTTTGGCAAAGGCTGTAGAAGGATTCAGTATGAAAAACAAACTTCTTGAAGACAAGTTTGAAGGTTTTTCTAGTTCTTTGGATGAACTTATTGCATTTCTTATAAGTTCATTACGAGCAACAAAAGACGATGTCATTGTCATGCTTGAGCGCATGGATTCATTGAATGAAAAAGTGAGGGATTTAGAAGCTCATAAAGAGTCACAAGAGAGTGTGATTACCACATTAGAGAATGAAATAGCTATCCTACTGTCGACGTGCAGAGATGCTACAAATCAACTGCAGTTTGACAACAATCTACTGGATCTGAGCTCCATTCCGGAACTAGAAAAATTGTACCATGACTTGTACCTAGACTCGAGACAAGGTGGTGGAGATGCTGTGCACAAACAACAGGAAGGAGTTGATGGCACAGAATATGTTGAGTCGGAAAATTTGTTATTGGCtgcaagaaaaattcaaaatcaaactaGACAGTTTAAGAACATGAAGAATGTTCTGCTAAAAACCATTGAAGATTTGCAAAAGGGTCTGAAGGAGACAACGCTAGCCTTTGAAAACGCTATGCAAGAAAGGGACCTAAATCATGACAAGGCTTCTCGTTTAGAGAATGATTTAGAATCCCTCCAAAATTATTGCAGCGAGATGCAGCATAAACTCAAAGATTATAAGGCCAAGGAGGAGTTGAGGGGAAAAGAATCTGAGCTCTCATCACGGAACTGTGCTTTAACCATGACAGGAG AGGCAGATGCACATCTGTTCCCAGAGGACCAATTGAAAACTCTCTTTGAAAAAGTAAACCGGATGGAAATCCCTTTCAAATGTTCAGAACAGGAGAACCCTCAATTGCATGGATCAGATCATGTCAACAAACTCTTTAGCATTATCGATGGTGTTGCTGAATCACAGCAACAGATTAACCTATTATATCATGAAAAAGAAGAGCTGCGGTCGAGTCTTGAGGCACAAGTTCATGAAAATGACAATCTGAAGAAGGAAGCTGTAAATCATTTTAGTAACAACCAAGAATCAGAGAAGTTGAAGACTGAGTTGACTGAGATAGCATTGAGTTTGGAGAAATTCATTCAGAAATTGGGAGGAAATGATTTAGTTGAAGACAAGAAACTTATTGGTGCAAGGGGACTCTTACAAGTGCTAGAAAAACTGGTTATGACCATCATTGTGGATTCTGAAAGCTCAAAGACAAAAGCCCAGGAACTGAGTGCCAAGTTGCTTGGGAGCCAAAAGGTTGCAGATGAATTGTCAAACAAGGTTAAATTGCTTGAAGATGCAATTCATGGGAGGCCTGCTATGCCAGAGACGGTGCAGGAACGGAGCATCTATGAGGCACCATCAACAGCAAATGCATCAGAGATATCTGAAATTGAAGATGTG GGGTCtcttggaaagaaatcaatctcTCCTGTTTCCTCTGCTACTCATGTGAGAACAATGCGTAAGGGATCAAGTGACCACCTAGCCCTCAATATTGATTCGGAGTCTGATCATTTAGTCAACCACCTGGAGCCTGATGATGACAAAG GTCATGTATTCAAGTCTCTTAACACTTCAGGTCTCATTCCAAAACAAGGAAAGATTATTGCAGATCGAATCGATGGTATCTG GGTTTCTGGCGGTCGGGTTCTAATGAGCCGGCCTAGAGCAAGGCTAGGGCTCATAGCTTATTGGATTTTATTGCAGATATGGTTTTTGGGTACCATTTTGTAA